In a single window of the Streptomyces sp. NBC_00285 genome:
- a CDS encoding SsgA family sporulation/cell division regulator: MDTTFEQPARARLITAENQELPVPATLRYSSTDPLAVCVDFPPEVSLDGRGVTWTFARALLEQGLSGPAGGGDVHLWPYGRATTVVEFHSPFGLALLQFDTPALRRFLLGTYAVVGAGEEDLEEAVEQGLSALFGSV, translated from the coding sequence ATGGACACGACCTTCGAGCAGCCGGCCCGCGCCCGTCTGATCACCGCGGAGAACCAGGAACTGCCTGTCCCTGCCACCCTGCGCTACAGCTCCACCGACCCGCTGGCCGTGTGCGTCGACTTCCCGCCCGAAGTCTCCCTGGACGGGCGGGGGGTGACCTGGACCTTCGCCCGAGCCCTGCTGGAGCAGGGGCTGAGCGGCCCGGCGGGCGGCGGCGACGTGCACCTGTGGCCGTACGGTCGGGCCACCACGGTCGTGGAGTTCCACTCGCCCTTCGGCCTCGCCCTCCTCCAGTTCGACACGCCCGCCCTGCGCCGTTTCCTGCTGGGGACCTACGCCGTGGTCGGCGCCGGCGAGGAGGACCTCGAAGAGGCCGTCGAGCAGGGGCTCAGCGCACTCTTCGGAAGTGTCTGA
- a CDS encoding MFS transporter: MSTTSLTEGTAVPTPAPLPWSALLALSTAAFTAVLTELLPAGLLPRMAPALGVSEARVGFLVTGYAGASFAAAIPLTALLRGLPRRTVLVGALSGFALSNAVVALSSSYALTFGARLVAGGMGGTLWAMLAGYAARMVPAERRGRAIAIVLAGITLALSLGVPAGTVLAGAVGWRAAFGVLAGLAVLLVGWVRWQVPAFPGEAPEARVPLVRVAALPGIPAVLSVTLFLLVGHQVMYTYVAPFAAHAGFGRTGLVLLVFGAATVVGIWITGVLVDGRLRAALLGALGLCAAVMLALGLAAEVPGILLISVGLWGLAFGGAPTLIQTALVDASGPERADVATSLQTTVYNAGIAAGSLTGGVVLEDMGAGALPWIALPLLVLALSVVTVARRDAFPARRESSATAQTAAGTARHSRRNA, encoded by the coding sequence ATGTCCACCACTTCCCTGACCGAGGGCACAGCCGTGCCCACGCCCGCGCCACTGCCGTGGTCCGCCCTCCTCGCCCTGTCGACGGCTGCCTTCACCGCCGTGCTGACCGAACTGCTGCCCGCGGGACTGTTGCCCCGGATGGCTCCGGCGCTGGGGGTCTCCGAGGCCCGGGTGGGCTTCCTCGTCACCGGCTACGCGGGAGCGTCCTTCGCTGCCGCGATACCCCTCACCGCGTTGCTGCGCGGGCTGCCGCGCCGGACGGTGCTCGTCGGCGCCCTGTCCGGCTTCGCGCTGAGCAACGCGGTGGTGGCGCTGTCCTCGTCGTACGCGCTGACGTTCGGGGCGCGACTGGTGGCCGGGGGCATGGGCGGGACGCTCTGGGCGATGCTCGCCGGGTACGCGGCACGGATGGTGCCCGCCGAGCGGCGCGGCCGGGCGATCGCCATCGTGCTCGCCGGGATCACCCTCGCGCTGTCCCTGGGCGTCCCGGCCGGGACCGTGCTGGCCGGGGCGGTGGGCTGGCGGGCGGCGTTCGGAGTACTGGCGGGGCTCGCGGTGCTGCTGGTGGGCTGGGTGCGGTGGCAGGTGCCCGCCTTCCCCGGTGAGGCGCCGGAGGCACGCGTTCCGCTCGTCCGGGTCGCCGCGCTGCCGGGGATCCCGGCCGTCCTGTCCGTCACACTGTTCCTGCTGGTGGGGCACCAGGTGATGTACACGTACGTGGCCCCGTTCGCGGCGCACGCCGGGTTCGGCCGTACGGGACTGGTGCTGCTGGTGTTCGGGGCGGCGACGGTGGTGGGGATCTGGATCACGGGAGTCCTGGTGGACGGCCGTCTGCGGGCGGCGCTGCTCGGCGCACTGGGGCTGTGCGCGGCCGTGATGCTCGCGCTGGGCCTGGCCGCCGAGGTGCCCGGGATCCTGCTGATCTCGGTCGGCCTCTGGGGGCTCGCCTTCGGGGGTGCGCCGACGCTCATCCAGACGGCATTGGTCGACGCCTCGGGCCCGGAGCGGGCGGACGTGGCCACGTCGTTGCAGACCACGGTGTACAACGCGGGGATCGCCGCGGGCTCGCTGACCGGCGGCGTCGTCCTGGAGGACATGGGCGCCGGGGCGCTGCCCTGGATCGCCCTGCCGCTGCTCGTGCTCGCCCTGAGCGTGGTCACGGTCGCCCGCCGGGACGCGTTCCCCGCGCGACGCGAGAGCTCGGCGACGGCGCAGACAGCTGCCGGCACAGCTCGGCACTCCAGGCGGAACGCCTAG
- a CDS encoding PP2C family protein-serine/threonine phosphatase, protein MSPHLSADRPAAPPPGRGSVDALISQARRLKGNVDAVRRDAPGDVSDPQERWQRALYDLALHQLSDLDGHLAQLRDGPPLVPSTAEPVARAAPPAPRRGSLLSRVGSAEWNLLTDEASWSGELYQILGRDRTAPPLTLDELPSLVLDEDRPRLTAMVTGCLVDAQRMDGEFRVVRPDGEVRTVHMMGEPVLAPDGSTASMWAVLRDVSELRRSERVVGETRDSLQRHRQRAQSEHRLAVELQEAVLPPWRGSLRLPHQGPETLGLAAHHLPSSTSALIGGHWYDALELADGETLLSVGDLTGHGVAVASGMATLLGAVRGMAMAGTQPGQLMALLNQLLDATVQPALGSAVCCRYRPETRTLVWAQAGHPAPLLFRGGTGRRLDSPAGVLLGATSGAVYAQAEQTLEPGDLLLLYTDGLVPGHSDAAAVRRLLDLAPRFGGARTAHDCVRTVVEEFGETERPDGACVLIAKVPS, encoded by the coding sequence ATGTCGCCCCACCTCTCCGCGGACCGCCCCGCCGCCCCGCCTCCAGGACGCGGCTCGGTCGACGCGCTCATATCGCAGGCGCGACGGCTCAAGGGCAACGTGGACGCCGTGCGACGTGACGCACCCGGTGACGTTTCGGACCCTCAGGAGCGCTGGCAGCGCGCACTGTACGACCTCGCGCTCCATCAACTGAGCGACCTGGACGGGCACTTGGCCCAGCTGCGGGACGGCCCGCCACTCGTGCCGTCAACGGCTGAGCCCGTCGCGCGAGCCGCGCCGCCCGCTCCCCGGCGCGGCTCGTTGCTCAGCCGGGTCGGCAGCGCCGAGTGGAACCTGCTGACGGACGAGGCGAGTTGGTCCGGGGAGCTGTACCAGATCCTGGGCCGCGACCGCACCGCTCCCCCGCTCACCCTCGATGAACTCCCCTCCCTGGTGCTCGACGAGGACCGGCCGAGGCTGACGGCCATGGTCACGGGCTGCCTCGTCGACGCCCAGCGCATGGACGGCGAGTTCCGTGTCGTACGCCCGGACGGCGAGGTGCGCACCGTCCACATGATGGGCGAGCCCGTGCTCGCCCCCGACGGCAGCACCGCCTCGATGTGGGCCGTGCTGCGGGACGTCAGCGAACTGCGCCGCAGCGAGCGGGTGGTGGGCGAGACCCGTGACTCGTTACAACGTCACAGGCAGCGCGCGCAGAGCGAACACCGGCTCGCCGTCGAGCTGCAGGAGGCTGTGCTGCCGCCGTGGCGCGGCTCCCTGCGGCTCCCGCACCAGGGCCCCGAGACCCTCGGCCTTGCCGCCCACCATCTGCCGTCGTCGACGAGCGCGCTGATCGGTGGCCACTGGTACGACGCCCTCGAACTGGCCGACGGCGAGACCCTCCTCAGCGTCGGCGACCTCACCGGGCACGGAGTCGCCGTGGCCTCGGGAATGGCGACCCTGCTGGGCGCCGTCCGCGGCATGGCGATGGCCGGCACCCAGCCCGGCCAACTGATGGCCCTGCTCAACCAGTTGCTCGACGCCACCGTGCAGCCGGCCCTCGGCAGCGCCGTTTGCTGCCGCTACCGGCCCGAGACCCGCACCCTGGTCTGGGCGCAGGCCGGGCACCCCGCCCCGCTGCTGTTCCGGGGCGGGACGGGCCGCAGGCTGGACTCCCCCGCCGGCGTACTCCTCGGCGCCACCTCCGGAGCCGTCTACGCGCAGGCCGAGCAGACCCTCGAACCGGGCGACCTGCTCCTGCTGTACACGGACGGACTGGTGCCCGGGCACAGCGACGCCGCTGCGGTGCGCCGACTCCTGGACCTGGCCCCCCGTTTCGGCGGGGCGCGCACCGCCCACGACTGTGTGCGGACAGTCGTGGAGGAGTTCGGTGAGACGGAACGCCCGGACGGCGCGTGCGTGCTCATCGCCAAGGTGCCCTCTTAG
- a CDS encoding nucleoside deaminase — MVVKDTELPYLRRCVELATEALEAGDEPFGSVLVDAGGEILAEDHNRVASGDRTRHPEFELARWSAAHMTPPERAAATVYTSGEHCPMCAAAHAWVGLGRIVYVASSEQLTEWLKELGVPAPPVRALPVGEIAPGVIVDGPVPELTDAVRQLHHRFHQR, encoded by the coding sequence ATGGTCGTAAAGGACACCGAACTGCCGTATCTGCGCCGCTGCGTGGAGCTGGCGACCGAGGCGCTGGAGGCCGGGGACGAACCGTTCGGTTCCGTCCTGGTGGACGCGGGCGGTGAGATCCTCGCCGAGGACCACAACCGCGTGGCCTCCGGCGACCGCACCCGGCATCCCGAGTTCGAGCTGGCCCGCTGGTCAGCGGCCCACATGACGCCTCCGGAACGGGCGGCGGCGACGGTGTACACCTCCGGCGAGCACTGTCCGATGTGCGCGGCCGCGCATGCCTGGGTGGGTCTCGGACGGATCGTGTACGTCGCCTCGTCCGAGCAACTGACTGAGTGGCTGAAGGAGTTGGGTGTCCCGGCGCCACCGGTACGGGCCCTGCCGGTCGGCGAGATCGCTCCCGGGGTGATCGTGGACGGCCCGGTGCCCGAGTTGACGGACGCCGTAAGGCAGTTGCACCACCGGTTCCACCAGCGCTGA
- a CDS encoding GNAT family N-acetyltransferase has protein sequence MDHVAVLALYDRDMREGAQADGPGARVERVGGVVRHIGAEHGWNGVVWSDLDETSADKAVAEQIAYYTNLGREFEWKLYGHDLPIDLGQRLRAAGFTPEPEETLMIAEVAGLTLDAGAPEGIRFLPVTDRAAVDMVADVHEKAFGTDSTRLRHQLLARLQDDPDTVVAVVALAGDVPVSAARMELVPGTRFAGLWGGGTVEAWRGRGIYRALVAHRARAAVERGYRYLQVDAMPASRPILERLGFEPLTITQPYVYRP, from the coding sequence ATGGATCATGTTGCGGTACTCGCTCTGTACGACCGGGACATGCGCGAAGGCGCACAAGCGGACGGTCCCGGTGCCCGTGTCGAGCGCGTCGGCGGGGTGGTCCGCCATATCGGTGCCGAGCACGGCTGGAACGGCGTCGTCTGGTCCGACCTCGACGAGACGAGCGCCGACAAGGCCGTCGCCGAGCAGATCGCGTACTACACGAACCTCGGCCGTGAGTTCGAGTGGAAGCTGTACGGCCATGATCTGCCCATCGATCTGGGGCAGCGGCTCAGGGCGGCCGGGTTCACCCCGGAGCCCGAGGAGACCCTGATGATCGCCGAGGTCGCCGGACTCACCCTGGACGCCGGGGCACCCGAGGGGATCCGCTTTCTTCCGGTCACCGACCGGGCGGCCGTCGACATGGTGGCGGACGTGCACGAGAAGGCGTTCGGCACCGACAGCACCCGGTTGCGGCACCAGCTGCTCGCCCGGCTGCAGGACGACCCCGACACCGTCGTCGCGGTGGTCGCCCTCGCCGGAGACGTGCCGGTCAGCGCGGCCCGCATGGAACTCGTGCCCGGCACCCGCTTCGCCGGCCTGTGGGGCGGCGGCACCGTCGAGGCCTGGCGAGGCCGCGGCATCTACCGTGCCCTGGTCGCGCACCGCGCCCGCGCGGCCGTGGAGCGCGGTTACCGCTACCTCCAGGTCGACGCGATGCCCGCGAGCCGTCCCATCCTGGAACGCCTCGGCTTCGAACCGCTGACGATCACGCAGCCGTACGTGTACCGGCCGTAG
- a CDS encoding alpha/beta hydrolase, with protein sequence MPAKLSRGQCALSGAMGLALLGAGLPAMAANGSGPDLSRFYRQRISWSKCVGMEAPDDLQCAKVTVPLDYAKPRAGTLDLALARYRATTRHKRGSVLLNFGGPGGAGVPGLAAAGGEFMGLTDEYDVVSFDPRGVGRSSPVSCGEGTDEALEATDDETALTDSPRTVLGRLRKAADQCAKHSGPVLPHIGTVNASRDLDIMRQALGDKKLNYLGFSYGTRLGAVYAAQFPGKVGRMVLDGVDTLTEPLAQQGVAGAAGQQTALEDFVDWCVKDIACPFGTDARGALEQVIRLVASLDEDPVPTGFGPDFTGQDLVGAIGQALYSEDLWPSLERALAELVEQGDTTGVLGFAGGGSGFLAGTRSAARSTGAPSGDPTDNPLADVEDVPLDNLVAALMAVNCADDPDRPGADRIGKDLARLRASYEQASPVFGRYRLTEYLMCYGRPKGTDYIREKVRDVRTPKMLLVGTRGDPATPYRWTVETAKRLGDSAVVLDNKGEGHTGYASSKCVHRKVDDFLLYGSLPPNGSSCGPEGDD encoded by the coding sequence ATGCCGGCCAAGCTGTCGAGGGGGCAATGCGCCCTCTCCGGAGCCATGGGGCTCGCCCTGCTCGGCGCCGGACTTCCCGCGATGGCCGCGAACGGCTCGGGGCCCGACCTGTCGCGCTTCTACCGGCAGAGGATCAGCTGGTCGAAGTGTGTGGGCATGGAGGCCCCCGACGACCTGCAGTGCGCGAAGGTCACCGTCCCCCTCGACTACGCGAAGCCCCGCGCGGGCACCCTCGACCTGGCGCTCGCCCGCTACCGGGCGACGACCAGGCACAAGCGGGGCTCGGTGCTGCTGAACTTCGGCGGTCCTGGCGGCGCGGGCGTACCCGGACTCGCGGCCGCAGGCGGCGAGTTCATGGGGCTCACGGACGAGTACGACGTGGTGTCCTTCGATCCGCGCGGCGTGGGCCGGTCCTCCCCGGTCAGCTGCGGGGAGGGCACCGACGAGGCGCTGGAGGCGACGGACGACGAGACGGCACTCACCGACAGCCCGCGGACCGTACTGGGGCGGTTGCGGAAGGCGGCCGACCAGTGCGCCAAGCACTCCGGGCCCGTGCTGCCCCACATCGGCACGGTGAACGCCTCGCGCGACCTGGACATCATGCGCCAGGCCCTGGGCGACAAGAAGCTCAACTACCTCGGGTTCTCCTACGGCACCCGGCTGGGCGCGGTGTACGCGGCCCAGTTCCCCGGGAAGGTGGGCCGGATGGTGCTCGACGGCGTCGACACGCTCACCGAGCCGCTGGCCCAGCAGGGAGTGGCGGGCGCCGCCGGACAGCAGACGGCACTGGAGGACTTCGTCGACTGGTGCGTGAAGGACATCGCCTGTCCGTTCGGCACCGACGCGCGTGGCGCCCTGGAACAGGTCATACGACTCGTCGCCTCGCTGGACGAGGATCCGGTGCCGACGGGGTTCGGCCCCGACTTCACCGGCCAGGATCTCGTGGGCGCCATCGGGCAGGCTCTCTACAGCGAGGACCTGTGGCCCTCGCTGGAGCGGGCGCTCGCCGAACTGGTGGAGCAGGGCGACACGACGGGCGTCCTCGGCTTCGCGGGCGGCGGGTCCGGGTTCCTCGCCGGTACGCGTTCGGCCGCCCGCAGCACCGGCGCACCCTCCGGCGACCCGACGGACAACCCCCTCGCGGACGTGGAGGACGTGCCGCTCGACAACCTCGTGGCGGCCCTGATGGCGGTGAACTGCGCGGACGACCCCGACCGCCCCGGCGCCGACCGGATCGGCAAGGACCTGGCCAGGCTGCGGGCCTCGTACGAGCAGGCGTCCCCGGTCTTCGGCCGCTACCGGCTCACCGAGTACCTGATGTGCTACGGCCGCCCGAAGGGCACCGACTACATCCGCGAGAAGGTGCGCGACGTCCGCACTCCGAAGATGCTTCTCGTGGGCACGCGCGGGGACCCGGCGACGCCGTACCGGTGGACCGTGGAGACCGCGAAGCGTCTCGGTGACTCGGCCGTGGTCCTCGACAACAAGGGCGAGGGACACACCGGTTACGCCTCCTCCAAGTGCGTGCACCGCAAGGTCGACGACTTCCTGCTCTACGGCAGTCTGCCGCCGAACGGCAGTTCCTGCGGGCCCGAAGGGGACGACTGA
- a CDS encoding baeRF3 domain-containing protein — MEHALSTATLSELRRPRTYPAVSVLTPTHRREPENSQDPVRLRNVVAEAKKQLEADPAVPRERRVDVSRQLDQALAEIDLAHVEDGLVIFAAPGEHQVWSLAREVPERVVLSDTFLTRNLVSAQASERPFWVLSVSADHITLWNGGVDRVSEHRGGGFPLTRSRENFDAERQERIGDLPSTFRDEGTRHFLREADSALGRLLHEDPRPLYVTGETAALSALDDVGGATRNAVHVPHGGLAHGTPDAVWQTVRPLVAEEARKSTEAVARELESARGRRAFAAGVDEIWQSAREGRLRLLAVEENYRVTVRDGGGDHLMPADSGDLDAREDIVDEIVEQCLETGADVRFVPDGTLGGADGIAGILRY, encoded by the coding sequence ATGGAGCACGCACTCAGCACTGCGACCCTCTCCGAACTGCGCCGCCCGCGCACCTATCCGGCGGTGTCCGTACTGACGCCGACGCACCGCCGTGAACCCGAGAACTCCCAGGATCCGGTCCGGCTGCGCAATGTGGTGGCCGAGGCCAAGAAGCAGCTCGAAGCCGACCCGGCCGTCCCCCGGGAGCGGCGCGTCGACGTCTCCCGGCAGCTCGACCAGGCCCTCGCCGAGATCGACCTGGCACACGTCGAGGACGGACTGGTGATCTTCGCCGCGCCGGGCGAGCACCAGGTGTGGTCGCTGGCCCGCGAAGTGCCGGAGCGGGTGGTGCTCTCGGACACCTTCCTCACCCGCAACCTCGTCTCCGCGCAGGCCTCGGAGCGGCCGTTCTGGGTGCTGTCGGTCTCCGCCGACCACATCACGCTGTGGAACGGCGGCGTCGACCGGGTCTCCGAGCACCGCGGCGGCGGCTTCCCGCTGACCAGGAGCCGTGAGAACTTCGACGCCGAGCGCCAGGAGCGGATCGGCGATCTGCCGAGCACCTTCCGGGACGAGGGCACCCGGCACTTCCTGCGTGAGGCCGACTCCGCGCTGGGCAGGCTCCTGCACGAGGATCCGCGCCCGCTGTACGTCACCGGTGAGACGGCCGCACTGTCGGCGCTGGACGATGTCGGCGGTGCCACCAGGAACGCGGTGCACGTCCCGCACGGCGGGCTCGCCCACGGCACCCCGGACGCGGTGTGGCAGACGGTCCGGCCGCTGGTCGCGGAGGAGGCCCGCAAGAGCACCGAAGCCGTGGCCCGGGAGCTCGAATCGGCGCGCGGGCGGCGGGCGTTCGCGGCCGGCGTCGACGAGATCTGGCAGAGCGCCCGGGAGGGCCGACTGCGACTGCTGGCCGTCGAGGAGAACTACCGGGTGACCGTGCGCGACGGCGGCGGCGACCATCTGATGCCGGCCGACAGCGGCGACCTCGACGCCCGCGAGGACATCGTGGACGAGATCGTCGAACAGTGCCTGGAGACCGGCGCCGACGTCCGCTTCGTACCGGACGGCACCCTCGGCGGTGCCGACGGCATCGCGGGGATCCTGCGGTACTGA
- a CDS encoding GlsB/YeaQ/YmgE family stress response membrane protein yields the protein MEISGIISAIVIGIIIGVLGRLVVPGRQRIGILWTIAVGIVAALIGAAIASAFDVADTKGIDWVEWLIQIGLAAIGVAALDRAKSRR from the coding sequence ATGGAGATCTCGGGCATCATCAGTGCCATCGTGATCGGCATCATCATCGGTGTCCTGGGTCGGCTGGTGGTCCCCGGCCGTCAGCGGATCGGGATCCTGTGGACCATCGCGGTCGGCATCGTGGCCGCGCTCATCGGTGCGGCGATCGCCAGTGCCTTCGACGTGGCCGACACCAAGGGCATCGATTGGGTCGAGTGGCTCATCCAGATCGGCCTCGCTGCGATAGGCGTGGCGGCACTGGACCGGGCGAAGTCACGTCGCTGA
- a CDS encoding MerR family transcriptional regulator: protein MRIGELSHRTAVPTRLLRYYEEQDLLHPERNHNGYRDYGEAAVRDVQQIRGLLDSGLTTEMIRAILPYLSGPEEILLSPEHLTPSTAALLEAHVDRIQSRIDCLARNRDRLSAYLAAVRAESGRP from the coding sequence ATGAGGATCGGTGAACTGTCCCACCGCACCGCAGTCCCCACCAGGCTGCTGCGCTACTACGAGGAGCAGGACCTCCTGCACCCCGAGAGGAACCACAACGGGTACCGCGACTACGGCGAGGCGGCGGTCCGGGACGTCCAGCAGATCCGCGGGCTGCTGGACTCGGGCCTGACCACCGAGATGATCCGCGCGATTCTGCCGTACCTGTCCGGGCCGGAGGAGATCTTGCTGTCACCTGAGCACCTGACACCCAGCACAGCCGCCCTCCTGGAGGCCCACGTCGACCGTATCCAGAGCAGGATCGACTGCCTGGCCCGCAACCGCGACCGGCTCAGCGCCTACCTGGCGGCGGTGCGCGCGGAGTCCGGACGGCCGTAA
- a CDS encoding PaaI family thioesterase, producing MTRTLDLELARKVLAAQPFSTLVGARLTAFEEGAATLEFDIRGELLQQHGAVHGGVLGYAADNALSFAAGSAAGSAVATAGFSIDFLRPAHGEVLRARARVVRAGRTRVVCRCDLSTVDADGAETLCAVAQGSIAVLEPRPV from the coding sequence ATGACTCGGACCCTGGACTTGGAGCTCGCCCGGAAGGTCCTGGCGGCACAGCCCTTCAGCACCCTGGTCGGCGCCCGGCTGACGGCCTTCGAGGAGGGCGCGGCCACGCTCGAGTTCGACATCCGCGGCGAACTCCTCCAGCAGCACGGCGCGGTGCACGGCGGGGTGCTCGGCTACGCGGCGGACAACGCGCTGTCCTTCGCCGCGGGCTCCGCGGCCGGCTCCGCGGTGGCCACCGCCGGTTTCTCCATCGACTTCCTGCGCCCGGCTCACGGCGAAGTCCTGCGGGCCCGCGCCCGGGTCGTACGGGCCGGCCGCACCCGCGTGGTGTGCCGCTGCGACCTGAGCACCGTGGACGCGGACGGCGCCGAGACCCTGTGCGCGGTGGCCCAGGGTTCGATCGCCGTACTCGAACCGCGGCCGGTGTGA
- a CDS encoding chaplin — translation MRRVNRNSVLAVAAASGAMAVTMPVSAAFAVGGGSTADGAAAGSPGVISGNTVQLPVHVPVNVCGNTVDVVGLLNPAVGNTCVNEDSGGHGRAAAGDARTRGDASAHGGPARGGSSAEGDGTDSPGLLAGNGVRLPVHVPLNVSGNSVNAVGVGNPSVGNDAVNTSGDLPDVPGTPDRPTNPTPGTPPKHGPGPEQVTSPAPDIGPALARTGADPVLPAALGSAALVLGGAAVYRRFRPRGTR, via the coding sequence ATGAGAAGGGTTAACCGGAACAGCGTCCTCGCCGTCGCCGCCGCGTCCGGGGCGATGGCCGTGACGATGCCGGTGTCCGCCGCGTTCGCGGTCGGTGGCGGCAGTACGGCGGACGGGGCCGCGGCAGGTTCGCCCGGGGTGATCTCCGGCAACACCGTTCAGCTTCCGGTGCACGTTCCGGTGAACGTGTGCGGGAACACCGTGGACGTGGTGGGGCTCCTCAATCCCGCCGTGGGCAACACCTGCGTCAACGAGGACTCAGGCGGCCACGGCCGGGCGGCTGCCGGTGACGCGCGCACGCGCGGCGACGCGTCGGCGCATGGTGGGCCGGCGCGCGGCGGGTCGAGCGCCGAGGGCGACGGGACGGACTCCCCGGGCCTGCTCGCCGGCAACGGGGTGCGGCTCCCGGTCCACGTGCCCCTCAATGTCAGCGGAAACTCGGTGAACGCGGTCGGTGTCGGCAATCCGTCCGTCGGCAACGACGCCGTGAACACCTCCGGGGACCTCCCCGATGTGCCCGGCACCCCCGACCGCCCGACGAACCCCACGCCCGGCACCCCGCCGAAGCACGGCCCTGGCCCGGAACAGGTCACGTCCCCCGCGCCGGACATCGGGCCCGCCCTCGCCCGCACGGGCGCGGACCCCGTCCTGCCCGCCGCGTTGGGCAGTGCCGCGCTGGTTCTCGGCGGTGCAGCGGTCTACCGCCGCTTCCGCCCACGAGGAACGCGCTGA
- a CDS encoding MarR family winged helix-turn-helix transcriptional regulator: protein MPDPDDQRLYFLLQRAAHRLRTTADRRCLDAAGVTTAQLGALFAVHDEPGITQQRLARTLGLRDSAVTGLVGRLTAAGLVAKETHPNEHRAVVLELTDAGTDALRAARPEIDRFNAELRAMLGDDGFTAAAAAVHRLAYWEG from the coding sequence ATGCCCGACCCCGACGACCAGCGCCTCTACTTCCTGCTCCAGCGGGCCGCGCACCGCCTGCGCACCACCGCGGACCGGCGCTGCCTGGACGCCGCCGGAGTCACCACGGCCCAGCTCGGCGCCCTGTTCGCCGTGCACGACGAGCCCGGCATCACCCAGCAGCGGCTCGCCCGCACCCTCGGGCTGCGGGACTCCGCCGTGACGGGACTGGTCGGGCGGCTGACCGCGGCCGGCCTCGTCGCCAAGGAGACACATCCGAACGAACACCGGGCCGTGGTGCTGGAGTTGACCGACGCCGGGACCGACGCCCTGCGGGCCGCCCGGCCGGAGATCGACCGCTTCAACGCCGAACTGCGGGCGATGCTGGGCGACGACGGCTTCACCGCGGCGGCCGCGGCCGTGCACCGGCTGGCGTACTGGGAGGGTTAG
- a CDS encoding GNAT family N-acetyltransferase, with product MSFHITPLADPGPSVSSRRLAWLASGDDGIPLGSAFLRLFTKQGQEHLAELELAVHGAERRQGVGTRLLEAAVDAAKAERRRSVIAQAEQGSPADLFLAARGFRQVLTLVHARLPLADLDPAALDAMVELPHPGYRLTEWEGTVPPQLARSFADSRRAMDDMPMDGTDFGTVVWDLDRVVAAAEAVARRGELLHTVAAVDEADGSVAGFSELVFPGDGSGDGQHYGTAVLPGHRGRGLARWMKAAAIRHARERHPELAGLRTDTADGNAPMRAVNDALGYVPTHTAVEYQLDL from the coding sequence TTGTCCTTCCACATCACCCCGCTCGCCGATCCCGGCCCCTCCGTCTCCAGCCGCCGCCTTGCCTGGCTGGCCTCCGGGGACGACGGCATACCGCTCGGGTCCGCCTTCCTGCGCCTGTTCACCAAGCAGGGCCAGGAGCACCTGGCCGAACTGGAGCTCGCCGTGCACGGCGCCGAGCGGCGGCAGGGCGTCGGGACCCGGCTCCTGGAGGCCGCCGTGGACGCGGCGAAGGCGGAGCGCCGACGGTCGGTGATCGCCCAGGCCGAACAGGGCTCCCCCGCCGACCTGTTCCTGGCCGCGCGGGGCTTCCGGCAGGTGCTGACCCTCGTCCACGCCCGGCTCCCGCTGGCCGACCTCGATCCCGCCGCCCTCGACGCCATGGTCGAACTGCCGCACCCCGGCTACCGGTTGACCGAGTGGGAGGGCACCGTGCCACCGCAGTTGGCGCGGTCGTTCGCCGACTCGCGGCGCGCGATGGACGACATGCCGATGGACGGCACGGACTTCGGCACGGTCGTCTGGGACCTGGACCGGGTGGTCGCGGCGGCCGAGGCGGTCGCCCGGCGGGGTGAGCTGCTGCACACCGTGGCAGCCGTGGACGAGGCGGACGGCAGCGTGGCCGGATTCTCCGAACTGGTCTTCCCCGGCGACGGCTCGGGCGACGGACAGCACTACGGCACCGCCGTACTGCCCGGGCACCGCGGCCGCGGCCTGGCCCGCTGGATGAAGGCCGCGGCCATCCGCCACGCCCGTGAACGGCACCCGGAGCTCGCCGGGTTGCGCACCGACACCGCGGACGGCAACGCGCCGATGCGCGCAGTCAACGACGCCCTCGGATACGTACCGACGCACACGGCCGTGGAGTACCAGCTCGACCTGTGA